One Coffea eugenioides isolate CCC68of chromosome 2, Ceug_1.0, whole genome shotgun sequence genomic window, gtgctaaataacttgctcaaaacatagcagttaaatagccaaatgataaacactaacaatcatagaaagttcaaccaaacccaaggcataaactttagaaacacataatagacataaattccataacttgtatattaactatatttaagaatccaatacaaaagataaagagttggagaagagataacccatgtcacttgagcttcaacttctctttcttcatctccattttcatcctaatctagccattatacaagaatggatgaactacacttactacactatcctacactaatctaatactaagagaatggaaaaactacatttctgcacttccaagcttctcccgtatcatttgcatgtcctggttgctccctatataaactgctccaaaagctccttttccattggtccaaatttgctgcatttgatttccaaatctgaaattgttaagatagtcaatagccattgtttttgacttgaaaatatgccaactttcttgcccttttgtcttctaaagcatgtgcaccgaattctcttgcagattgtagctggaaagtagtcagaacacaagagaattgactgagcaaaattgcagaattgcggccggaaaacgcgcctacacaaaacgcggttacaagtcacgttttgtgtactcgcgtattcactttgtccttacttcagctgcgattttctctatcataaaggctgaactggcttttttgtaaaacaccaaagttgtagccctttgagttagctttccaatgcttcaagaatcatccaaatctgagctttgtagcctgagatatgatcaaaatactaaacactggtcagagctctgttttccactttggacagctgagttgaatttcggtatttcaacttttggactatgaaaacggctgaattggactttgatgtcttcataccaaatgtagatatatctcttagcttcaaaatggtaccaagatcaccttgatccgatctgtgtagctccagatatagtcaaaataccaaaacgtgtcagagttgtcaaaacctgacttttcttgattcaaattgcatttttcctttttacacttcatattttattttccccactttaatccatcttcaatcatccaaatatcttctcaatgcacttcatttgatgattgaatcattaaacctacaaaatatgaagtttttaccataaaaatccataaaatgcaatgtttagccattttaacataaaatgtagttttttttaccaaaaccttagttattttagttattaaactaaataatcaaaccaaaattaactaataaaacacacaaaaaatacgtaaaataaactcttatcagcTCATATCCAAGGAAAAAGCCATGCACCAAATATAGGAATTAATCGCCGAAACCATTTTGCAAGAATACGAGATGGAgtctccaaaagaaaagaagagccAGCCGTCTCTGTTGTTTCTTGTTAGGAATAAATAATACCTATCTCTAGTCTCTTACTATCcgaaaagagaaagaataaaGAACCAGTCATGCGCCCTATTTTGCCGTTTCCTACTACTACTAAAACTACTCCTCTCAAACAAAGAGTTCTAATCAAAATAAACTAATCAAGTCGTTCCAAAGAGAAGTCCTACAAAATAGTCTAGACTAGTACTTAAAAAATATAGGAGGTTATACATTCGGTGTAGAATCCGACTTTTACATCAGGACATTGGTTCCgagttcaaaatcatctcacgTGCCAAATCTTGAATTAACTGGAAAATCACCTCTTTTAATGACGTTTTACTCCTTTTCCTAATAAAACAATACCATTAACTAATTATAAGTAGAATCCATTAATTAAAACAATGGGAAAATACCGGttttcatccccaaactttgggcacaagacacatttcgtccctcaTCTTTCGGGCTTGACACATTTGGTGTCTGAATTAACAATTTTTGACCAAATGTCATCCTCAGATGGCAATTTAGCCAACCTTTAACGGACCGTTAAGTAAATGTGACTATTTGAAGCAAAATCAGGTGAAAAATGACGTTGNNNNNNNNNNNNNNNNNNNNNNNNNNNNNNNNNNNNNNNNNNNNNNNNNNNNNNNNNNNNNNNNNNNNNNNNNNNNNNNNNNNNNNNNNNNNNNNNNNNNNNNNNNNNNNNNNNNNNNNNNNNNNNNNNNNNNNNNNNNNNNNNNNNNNNNNNNNNNNNNNNNNNNNNNNNNNNNNNNNNNNNNNNNNNNNNNNNNNNNNNNNNNNNNNNNNNNNNNNNNNNNNNNNNNNNNNNNNNNNNNNNNNNNNNNNNNNNNNNNNNNNNNNNNNNNNNNNNNNNNNNNNNNNNNNNNNNNNNNNNNNNNNNNNNNNNNNNNNNNNNNNNNNNNNNNNNNNNNNNNNNNNNNNNNNNNNNNNNNNNNNNNNNNNNNNNNNNNNNNNNNNNNNNNNNNNNNNNNNNNNNNNNNNNNNNNNNNNNNNNNNNNNNNNNNNNNNNNNNNNNNNNNNNNNNNNNNNNNNNNNNNNNNNNNNNNNNNNNNNNNNNNNNNNNNNNNNNNNNNNNNNNNNNNNNNNNNNNNNNNNNNNNNNNNNNNNNNNNNNNNNNNNNNNNNNNNNNNNNNNNNNNNNNNNNNNNNNNNNNNNNNNNNNNNNNNNNNNNNNNNNNNNNNNNNNNNNNNNNNNNNNNNNNNNNNNNNNNNNNNNNNNNNNNNNNNNNNNNNNNNNNNNNNNNNNNNNNNNNNNNNNNNNNNNNNNNNNNNNNNNNNNNNNNNNNNNNNNNNNNNNNNNNNNNNNNNNNNNNNNNNNNNNNNNNNNNNNNNNNNNNNNNNNNNNNNNNNNNNNNNNNNNNNNNNNNNNNNNNNNNNNNNNNNNNNNNNNNNNNNNNNNNNNNNNNNNNNNNNNNNNNNNNNNNNNNNNNNNNNNNNNNNNNNNNNNNNNNNNNNNNNNNNNNNNNNNNNNNNNNNNNNNNNNNNNNNNNNNNNNNNNNNNNNNNNNNNNNNNNNNNNNNNNNNNNNNNNNNNNNNNNNNNNNNNNNNNNNNNNNNNNNNNNNNNNNNNNNNNNNCATTTATAGCAAAAGTCTGGACACCTCTCATACTTAAAGCTTGCCCATTTTGTACTCCCTGCTACCTTAACAGTTGTCCCTCTCAGCAGAGGTTGTGCAATGTCCATTAGTACTGATAGTTTGAGATGTCTTCCCTCCTTCCCACCCGTTTGTGGGATTATGACATCTCTCACTTGATGGAACACAGCACCAATCCTTCTCCCAGCTTCTTTAGACATCCAATGTACTGGTAAATTCCAAACTTGTACCCAAATTGGTGCCAGATTAAAAGCTGTTTCGTCATCCTCTATACCTTCATACCATCTATTCATCACTAATACCTGGTTATCCAGTATCCAAGGGCCTCCATTCATGACTCGGTCCCTGTCATTCTCTCCTGGGAGTATGAACTGAAAAAGGTTAGGCCCTAATTCTGCTACTTTCAGGTCTCTTGGGTAGCTCCAAGCTGTGCTAACAAAGTTCTTAACTCCTGTGTAATTTGCAATCTTTTCGCCCATAATCTTTCCTATGAGGCTGCATTGACACTCCTTAATGCCTATGGCCAACTCCTCCCTGCCCACATCAGTAACCTGAAGTTCCTTACTCGAAAGCTCAAAGCTTTGCAGTATTTCTGCCAACTCCTCagccatgggacttgaaaagAGGTATAACTGGTACACCACACACTAGCAcagcagaaaaagaaaacaccAAGAAAGCTACACGGAAAAACAGAAAAGATGCTTTTTCATCTATGTATGCAGATCTGGTAGAAAgtagaaaatgtagaaaagcccCTAATCACTAATGCATAAAAAACAAAGGCAAGGATAAGATCAGGTACCCGGCCATAGAGAAAGCACTTTATTGTTTCATCACTCCACAGTAAATGTCTCTTAATTGTCACTTTAAATGCTTTCCTTCTGGGTAGATCCGGACATAATTTTTGGTTTTAGATTGTCTGAGATCTTGAGAACCGCCTGCAATTTGGGATCTTTGGACCTTGAAGCTTTTGTGGCCAGCTTTCCGGTCTCccaccaagaaaaagaaaaagctccCTTTCTAAGAAGAGAGAGAGCCGCCTACTAGAGAAGAGGAACAGGGTGGCACATACAAGACCTATTATGGAGCAATTTGCAGAAATTTTGAACCGTTTTACTTATGCGTATGGATGAAATCATTGCTGTGACTTCCATAATAGACAAATTGTTTCCAACATGAAAAGATTTCAAGAGAAGTATGAAATATAAAGAGAGAAGGCATCTGTCTTGAAAGTGTTGCCAAGTCCTTAAGAGTTGAGGAGGAATTTCGCATGCAAAGGAGGAAACACAAGATGAGATCCCAGATTCTTCTACCAAAATACACGTGATTGAAGAGGACAGTCAAGCAAGTCACGAGACAAGAAAGATGATCAGTACAAGAATCACTAAAATAACGAGAAAATGAATAAGAG contains:
- the LOC113760116 gene encoding uncharacterized protein LOC113760116 encodes the protein MAEELAEILQSFELSSKELQVTDVGREELAIGIKECQCSLIGKIMGEKIANYTGVKNFVSTAWSYPRDLKVAELGPNLFQFILPGENDRDRVMNGGPWILDNQVLVMNRWYEGIEDDETAFNLAPIWVQVWNLPVHWMSKEAGRRIGAVFHQVRDVIIPQTGGKEGRHLKLSVLMDIAQPLLRGTTVKVAGSKKPYKHLQEFDVVCTSMKPPGNIEE